The nucleotide sequence AAATGTGAGGCCTTTCTTCTTTTATAGGGTAAAACATAGGTAAAACAAATATAGGATCAAGAACAATTGTTGTGTTTATGCAAATATTGTGGTTAATCTATAAAGGAAGAATTCTACGTTTTTGACTCCTCTGAATTGCGCTCTAAAAGCTTTTATTTTTGCATTGAATGATTCCGCCGATGCATTTGTACTCCTGTTTATAAAATAGTTCAGGATCGACCTATAATTGAGCGATATCGTATTAGCAATAGTATTGAAGGCCCTAAAGCCTGTGTTCTCTACGTCTTTGTACCAATGTGCCAGCTTTGTATATGCTGTTTGTATAGAAGTTGCCGTATTGAATATGTTCCTGAGCCCCTGTACCAGGTCGAAGGCCACCTTTATATCCGGATATTGGGCGAACAATATTTTGCTCCTTTCGGATTGGTTTTGTGTCCAATTGTTGGGCGATTTATAAAGGAGATACCTACTTCTGGCCAAGAGCTGTTTTCTAGTGTCCCCATTGCTAAATTCTTTTGGGACGAATGTCCCGTTCTTTGCCCTTGCCTGCTTTATCTGTTGGTTCTCCCGGTCTATGGCGTCCCACCTATGTTTGATGCGGATGTCCTGAAGGGCCTCCAGTGCCAGCTTCTGTACATGGAACCTGTCCGTTACCTGTATTGCTTTTGGGAAGCATTGTTTGGCGATGGTCTTCATGGAGTTGGCCATATCCAGGGTAATTTCCTTGACCTTGGCCCTTTTTTTGGCCGATATCTTTAGCAGCTGCTCAATGATCGGTCCCACCTTGGTGCCGGCGAATATGGCCACTATGGAACCTTTTTTGCCCTTGGCCTTTTTGTTGGTAATTATGGTGTAGAGCTCCCCCTTGGAGAGTGCCGTTTCGTCAATGGACAGATAAGGTCCTATATTCTCTGGAAATATGAGCCACTCCTTGGCATGTGGTCTCTCCTCCCATTGTTTGAACTCGCTTAAATAATCCCGAAACTGTCGCTGTAGTTTTTTGCCGTTGA is from Arenibacter algicola and encodes:
- a CDS encoding ISAon1 family transposase, translated to MVSTKANDCHTIGGFYGVNGKKLQRQFRDYLSEFKQWEERPHAKEWLIFPENIGPYLSIDETALSKGELYTIITNKKAKGKKGSIVAIFAGTKVGPIIEQLLKISAKKRAKVKEITLDMANSMKTIAKQCFPKAIQVTDRFHVQKLALEALQDIRIKHRWDAIDRENQQIKQARAKNGTFVPKEFSNGDTRKQLLARSRYLLYKSPNNWTQNQSERSKILFAQYPDIKVAFDLVQGLRNIFNTATSIQTAYTKLAHWYKDVENTGFRAFNTIANTISLNYRSILNYFINRSTNASAESFNAKIKAFRAQFRGVKNVEFFLYRLTTIFA